The genomic stretch CGCGCATGCGCCATCGGCCGCGCTTCTCTGAGTCCGCGGCGCTCGTTGTTCTATCGGCCTTCTCCCGCGCCCTCATGCCCGACGCGGCCCTCGCCGCGTTCCGCGACCTCCCCTCCCTCCTCGGCTGCAACCCCGGCGTCCGCTCCCACAACACCCTCCTTGACGCGTTTGTCCGCGCTCGTCGGTACTCCGACGCTGACGCATTCTTCGCCTCTCTTTCCCACGGTGCCTTCGGCCGCCGCATCGCCCCCAACCTCCAGACCTACAACATCATTCTCCGCTCTCTTTGTGCCCGCGGAGACGTCGATCGAGCAGTGTCGCTCTTCAGTTCTTTGCGTCGTCGTGGAGTGGCCCCCGACAGAGTAACCTACTCCACCCTCATGTCGGGGCTGGCGAAACATGACCAGTTGGACAATGCACTTGACCTGCTCGACGAAATGCCGAACTATGGAGTGCAGGCTGATGCTGTTTGTTACAATGCGTTGCTTAGTGGGTGTTTCAGAACTGGCATGTTCGAGAAAGCCATGAAGGTCTGGGAGCAACTGGTGAGGGATCCTGGTGCAAGTCCTAACCTTGCCACATACAAAGTGATGCTTGATGGCCTGTGTAAACTTGGGAGGTTTAAGGAGGCGGGGGAGGTATGGAGTAGGATGATGGCTAATAATCACCAAGCAGACACTGTTACTTATGGGATCTTGATTCATGGGCTGTGCAGATCTGGGGATGTGGATTCTGCGGCACGGGTCTACTCAGACATGGTCAAGGCTGGGCTTGTTCTTGATGTCTCTGTGTATAATTCACTCATTAAGGGGTTCTGTGAAGTGGGAAGAACAGGTGAGGCTTGGAAATTCTGGGATTCCACAGGTTTCTCTGGCATTCGTCAAATAACAACCTATAATATAATGACGAAGGGGCTGTTGGACAGTGGAATGGTCAGTGAAGCTACAGAGTTGCTGAAACAATTGGAGAATGATGCTTCATGCTCCCCTGACAAGGTAACTTTTGGCACACTGATCCATGGTCTGTGTGAGAATGGCTATGCTAACAGGGCATTTGAAATCTTGGAGGACGCACGAAATAGTGGGGAAGAGTTAGATGTGTTCTCATACTCATCaatgataaatagattttgtAAGGATGGAAGAACACATGATGCAAATGAGGTATATAAGAATATGGTGAAGGATGGTTGCAAACCGAATTCTCATGTTTACAATGCACTAATAAATGGTTTCTGCCGAGTGAGCAAGATTAATGATGCTATTAAAATTTACATTGAAATGACCAGCAATGGTTGTTGCCCAACCATCATCACATATAACACACTAATAGATGGTTTGTGTAAGGCTGAAAAATATCAAGAAGCTTCAAGCTTAACAAAGGAAATGCTAGAGAGAGGTTTTAAACCAGATATCAGAACTTATGCCTCTTTGATTCGTGGCCTTTGTCGAGACAAGAAGGTTGATGTTGCCCTTCGTATTTGGGATGAAATTCTTGATGCGGGTCTTCAGGTTGATGTAATGGTGCACAACATCTTAATTCATGGTCTTTGTTCTGCTGGGAAAGTAGATGAAGCCTTTTGTATTTATTTGGAGATGAAAGAAAAGAACTGTTCCCCAAATCTAGTGACCTATAACACATTGATGGATGGATTTTATGAGATTGGTTCTATTGATAAAGCAGCATCCCTTTGGACTGCCATTTTAGATAATGGATTGAAACCAGATATTGTTACATACAA from Sorghum bicolor cultivar BTx623 chromosome 3, Sorghum_bicolor_NCBIv3, whole genome shotgun sequence encodes the following:
- the LOC8058922 gene encoding pentatricopeptide repeat-containing protein At3g09060; the encoded protein is MPPARPDPEPPPIHRLLELIKSERDPANALSHLELLVSTRPAFPPPQPLIFHLLRRLATSSPSHLPRLLGLLPRMRHRPRFSESAALVVLSAFSRALMPDAALAAFRDLPSLLGCNPGVRSHNTLLDAFVRARRYSDADAFFASLSHGAFGRRIAPNLQTYNIILRSLCARGDVDRAVSLFSSLRRRGVAPDRVTYSTLMSGLAKHDQLDNALDLLDEMPNYGVQADAVCYNALLSGCFRTGMFEKAMKVWEQLVRDPGASPNLATYKVMLDGLCKLGRFKEAGEVWSRMMANNHQADTVTYGILIHGLCRSGDVDSAARVYSDMVKAGLVLDVSVYNSLIKGFCEVGRTGEAWKFWDSTGFSGIRQITTYNIMTKGLLDSGMVSEATELLKQLENDASCSPDKVTFGTLIHGLCENGYANRAFEILEDARNSGEELDVFSYSSMINRFCKDGRTHDANEVYKNMVKDGCKPNSHVYNALINGFCRVSKINDAIKIYIEMTSNGCCPTIITYNTLIDGLCKAEKYQEASSLTKEMLERGFKPDIRTYASLIRGLCRDKKVDVALRIWDEILDAGLQVDVMVHNILIHGLCSAGKVDEAFCIYLEMKEKNCSPNLVTYNTLMDGFYEIGSIDKAASLWTAILDNGLKPDIVTYNTRIKGLCSCNRTPEGVLLLNEVLATGIMPTVITWSILVRAVIKYGPIQI